One Mycobacteriales bacterium genomic window, CGCGGCGTACGCCGCGGGCCTCCGTGCATTAGGCCGGACGGGGGATTACGATCCGGATTGCGGTGTCCGAGATTTAGGACACCGAAGGGAGACGGTGAAATGCGCGCACTCGAGCAAAGGGTCAGCGACACCGACGAGGGATTCACCCTTATCGAGCTGCTCGTCGTGATGATCATCATCGCGGTCCTCGCCGCGATCGCGATTCCGGTCTTCCTCAACCAGCGATCGAAGGCCGACGATGCCACCGCCAAGGGCGACCTCCGCAACCTCGCCAACTTCGAGGAGATCTACCTCAACGACTACGGCACGTACTCCTCGATCGCCAACGTCCGCCTGGACGAGCCCAACATCTTCCCGAGCAAGAACATCACCCTCACCGTCGTCGACTACGACGGCGTGAGCGGCTACTGCCTGTCCGCGATGAACAGCAGCAACTCGCACACCTGGTACTACGACAGCGAAGGTGGCGGGTTGCAGCCCTATGGCTCGACCGGCTGCCCGGACGTCACCACGGGCCTACCTGGCGGGAGCGTCAGCAACCCGTAGCCAGCCCCGCTGCGGGAAACGGCGCCCCGCTACTCCATTCGATCTAATCTGCGCTGCTCCGTTCAAATCACGGTTGGCAGGTGCCGATAGCCCAGGCGTGATCAGGCGGTTGGAGCAACGCCGCCACTCGACCCTGCCCTCCGCCGGGTTCACGCTGGTCGAGGTCATCGCCGCGCTCGTGGTGTTCGCGCTCGGCGCGCTGGCGGTCGTCGGGGCGCTCACGATGACGGGGAAGCTCAGCCGCACGAACCGGCAGCGGGTGCAGGCCGCCACCATCGCTCAGCAGCGGGTCGACCTGGTCCGCGAGCAGGTGAAGAACAGCGTGACCGATCCCATCGGCCGCACGATCACGACCACCACGGTCGGCTCCACGACCTACACCATCACCCAGGACACCAACTGGACCAGCCTCGGGCAGGCCGGCAACGACTGCGCGACCGGTGCCTTGCAGGGCTCTGTCGCCTACCAACGAGTGGCCGTTTCGGTCACCTGGCCGGGAGGGACCGCGCCGGTCACCGATGACACCGTGGTGACGCCGCCGGCGAACGTGCTGTCCGCCGACACGATCACGCTGCCCATCCAGCTCGTAACGGGGTCCCTGGGGCCACTGGCCGACCAGACGGTCAAGGTCACGCCGGTGGCGGGTGGCGCCACGGTCTCCGAGGAGACCGACTCCTACGGCTGCGCCGTCTTCGCTCAGCTCGCACCGGGGCTGTACAAGGTCGAGGTCAACACAGCCGGCTACGTCGACGTCTCGGGCGTGACCGACCACGTGGAGCAGGACGGGCAGTCGCAGCCGGGCATCGTGCCCGTGGTTCGCATCCTCTACGACCAGCCGGCGTCGCTCACCGTGATGCCGTCATGCACCGGGCCCGCGGTGTGCAGCTTCAGCGCGTACCCGCCGGCGCCGAGCGGCTTCAAGTACACCGTGTTGCAGACCGGCTGGCCGGGTGGTTCGGCGACGGTTGTCGGCAACGGCGGCTCGCCGGTCACGAAGTCGCCGGTCTTCCCGTTCACCGGGACGACGGGGGGCTCGTACAACGGCTTCGCGGGAACGTGCACCGACGCCAACAAGAGCAACACGGTCGCGACGAGCTCGCAGCCCGCCCCGGGCGGCACGGGCACGATCACGATCCCGCTCGCATCGGCGACGTTCGTGTTCAGCCGGTCGGGTACGCCGGTGACCATGACCAACGCGACGATCACGGCGTCCGACACGAGCGGCGGGTGCACGGACACCTACACCTGGACCGGCAAGACGATCAATGGCTCGCTCGGCGTCGCCCTTTCCATCCCGTACGGATCGTTCAGCTGGTCGCTCAAGTCCGGCTCGACGACGCACGCCGCGACGACGGCGACGTCGGTGACCCCGACGATGGGGGCGACCAAGACGGTGACGCTGTCGTCATGATCCGCCGCAACTCTGCCCGCCAGGACTTGGGCATGACTCTGCCCGAGCTGCTGGTCTCGATCATCGTGTTCGGGATCCTCGCCGGAGCTGTCGTCGCGACGATGACCTCGACGCTCGGCTTCTTCCGCAGCACGTCGGCTCGAGCGAGCGACCTCAACGGTGTGCAGGTGGCGGTCGACGCCATGGCGAAGGCGCTGCAGACCGCCACGGTGCCGCCGGTCGTGAGCGGGGTCGCGCCGGACGCGATCATTTCGGCGGGACCGAGCGACCTGTCGTTCTACGCCTACGACACGACGGGCAAAGGTCCGTCGAAGATCCGGTTCTTCATCAACTCGTCGAACCAGCTGGTCGAACAGCGCACCGCAGCCACCAACTGCACCCCACCGTTCACCTACGGCGCCACTACCTCGCGCGTGCTGGCGAGCGGCGTCACCAGCGGCGACCCGTCGCTGTTCACCTACGACGCCGCCCCGACGCCGTCGCAGGTGAGTGGTTCGCCGCTGCCGTTCGTGGGTTCGCCGAAGCTGCTGCGCAGCGACCCCGACCCGGTGCTCGCCCAGCAGCACAACGACGACGACATCGGCAAGGTGGAGATGGTCAACATCAGCTTGAGCGTCTACGGCACGCCGGGCGCCAAGGTCCAGGCGAGTACGGCGTCGACGACCGTCGACCTGGTCAACCATCTCGTCCAGTCGCGGCAGGGCGTCACACTGCTGGGGAACTCGTGCTGAGACAACGCATCCGGCTCGCCGAGGGACGCGATGGCGGGTGGGCGATGCTGACCGTGATCGCCTCCCTGCTGGTGATGACCATCTTCGTCACGGCCGCACTCGAGCTCGCCTCGGGACGTCAGAAGAGCGCAAAGCGCGACCAGGACTTCACGGCGGCGGGCCAGGCGGCCGATTCCGGCGTCGACGACTACATCGCCCGACTCCAGGCGAACGGCAACTACTTCACGCTGGGCAACAACGACCCGAAGAACGCGGCGATGACGGGCTGGGCGCCGGTGCCGGGAACGGCGTCAAATGCGTCGTTCCACTACAGCGTCAACACCTCACAGGAGTACACGACCGGCGTGCTGACGCTGACGTCGACCGGTCGCGTCGACGGTGTGGACCGGACCGTGACGGCGAAGCTGGCTAAGACCTCGTTCCTCGACTACATGTACTTCACCGACTACGAGACCCAGTCGCCGGTGACGTACCCGCAGAGCGAATGGCCTTCCGGCGGGATCGGCGCGCTGACGACGGCGTGCAAGAACTACCTCTACGCGAACCGGCAGCAACCCGACGCAAACCATGCCTACTGCCAGCCGATCTACTTCACGTCTGGTGACGTGCTGAAGGGCCCCGTCTACAGCAACGACGTCATGCAGTTCAGCGGCAGCCCGACGTTCCAGTCCACCTTCGGTACTGCTTGGCAGGACCCGTCGAAGCAGTATTGGGAGTGCGAGGACGGCGCAAGCTGCCACCCGACCTTCGCCCAGGCGCCGTTCTACGAGAGCCTGACCTTCCCGTCGACGAACAACCAGCTCGAGCAGTACGCGGACCCGTCGGTGGGTGGACAGGGGTGCCTGTTCGTGGGCCCGACCTCGATCACGCTCAACGCCGCGGGCACGATGACCGTGGTGAGTCCCGAGACGCCGAGCGGGATGAACACCGGCGCCTGCGGCACCCACTCGTGGACGTCGGGCGTGACGGTCAACGTCCCGTCGGGACAGGTGATCTACGACGAGAGCCAGTCACCCGCCACGTGCAGCAGCTACCCGACCGGCCTCGCCGGCTTCCCCGCCAGCGGCGACACCAACACGACGGGCCAGCCGACCGGCCTGGCGACCGGGAACTCGTCGAGTTGCGCCAACGGCGACGTGTTCGTCCAGGGGTGGCTCAAAGGCCAGCTCACGATTGCCTCGACGAACAACATCTACATCACCGACAGCATCCGTTACGTGGGCAGCAACAGCAACCCGACGGCCACCAACCTCGACTCAGGGATCCCTTCGAACTCCAACTCGGCCCCGCCCTCGGCCGACACCAACGGCACGGACGTGCTCGGTCTGTCCGCCAACAACTTCGTCGAGGTCTACCACCCGCTCACCAAGTGCGGGTCCGGCCGCAGCTCGGGCGGGTACTGCCCGACCAACGCGGGCAACGCAGGATCGGCGCGCACCAACCTCGAGATCGACGCGGCGATCGTGGCCTCGCAGGGCTCGTTCCTGGTCGAGGACTGGGGTTCCGGCCCGCAGCTCGGCGTCCTCACCGTCGACGGCGGCATGATCCAGCGCTTCCGAGGTCCGGTGGGCTGCACCGGCTGTTCGACCAGCCAGAGCGGCTACCTCAAGGACTACAACTACGACCAGCGACTGGTGACGCTCGCCCCGCCGCACCTGGCCGATCTGGCCGCCTCGGAGTGGAACCCGCTGGAGTTCGTCGAAGGCGCCCCGAAGTAGCCGGCACAGCGCACTAGTCTCGCCCGCGTGCCTGTCGTCGCGGTCGTGCTGCTCGGCCTGTTGGGGCTGGCGATCGGCTCGTTCCTCAACGTCGTGATCTGGCGGGTGCCCCGCGGGGAGTCCGTCGTGTCACCCCCCTCGCACTGCCCGTCCTGCGACGCCGAGATCGCGCCGCGCGACAACGTGCCGGTGGTGTCCTGGCTGGTCCTACGCGGGCGCTGCCGGCACTGCCGGGCGCAGATCGCCTGGCGCTATCCGGCCGTCGAGCTCGCCACCTGCGCGCTGTTCGTCGCGTTCGCGGTCCGGTTCGGTGCCCACGTCGACGTCGTCGCGTTCCTGTACCTCGCGGCGGTCGGGGTGGCGCTCGCGGTCATCGACTTCGACCACAAGCGGCTTCCCGACCCGCTCACGCTGCCGTCGTACGTCGTCGCTGCGGCGCTGCTCGGCCTGGCGGCGGGCCTGGGCAGCGGCGGCGGTGGCGGCGACTACGCGCGGGCGCTGATCGGCATGGCCGCATTGTTCGGTTTCTACGGAATTGTCTGGTTCATCTACCCGGCCGGGATGGGGCTGGGTGACGTCAAGCTGGCGGGTGTGCTGGGCCTCTATCTGGCGTGGCTGGGCTGGGGTCAGCTCGTGGTGGGCGCGTTCGCGGCGTTCCTGGTCGGCGCGGTCGTCAGCGTCGCCGTCGTGCTCGCCCGTGGTGGTGGCCGCAAGACGCAGGTGCCGTTCGGGCCGTTCATGCTGGTCGGCGTGCTGATCGGGATCTACGCCGGGCACCCGCTGGCGCACTCCTACACCCACTCGTTGACCCACTGACGCGCATCTGCGCGGGTCCGTAGGCCGTCCGGCGCAATCCGTCGGCCCACCTCGCTTAAGGCCGAGCCAATACGTACCGATCCCGTCTTTGGAGTTCAGCACCAGACGTCACACCAGAAACGTCTCGCGGCGCGCCTCGTGCGGCACCCGGGGCACGGGAAGGCGGTACGCAGTGGCAGGCGCAGCGGTCGGCCTCGACATCGGTACCTCCGGTGTCCGAGCGGCCGAGCTGGCGTTCGGTCGTGGGCCGGCGACGCTTCAGCGTTTCGGTCAGGTTGCGCTGCCGGTCGGTGCGGTCCGTGACGGCGAGGTGATCGACGCCAACACGGTCGCCGAGGCGATCAGCCACCTTTGGTCGACTGCGAAGTTCTCGACGAAGCGGGTCGTGCTCGGCGTCGCCAACCAGAAGGTCATCGTCCGTCAGGTCGACCTGCCGTGGATGCCGGAAGCCGAGCTGCGCAAGTCACTGGCGCTGCAGGTCCAGGACTTCATCCCGATCCCGGTCGAGCAGGCGATCCTCGACTACCACCCGATCGAGACCGTCTCGGGGGAGGACGGCAGCCGGTCGCTGCGGGTGCTCCTCGTCGCTGCCTCACGCGACATGATCGGCTCGACCCTGGACGCGGTCAGCAAGGCAGGACTGCAGACCGTCCACATCGACCTCACGCCGTTCGCCGTGCTTCGCGCCCTCGGGCTGGTCGACGAGACCGGCACGATGGGCAACCGCGGCACGGAGGCGCTCGTGGACGTCGGCGCGAAGGTCACCAACATCGTCGTCCACCAGAACGGCGTGCCGCGCTTCGTCCGGATCCTGCTCATGGGCGGCGACAACATCACCGACGCGGTCAGCGACCGCCTCGGGGTGCCCTTCGAGCAGGCCGTGGGGGTCAAGCAGCAGCTCGGCATGTCGCCGGTGCGCGGCGAGGTCGCGACCGACCACCCTGCGGCTCGGGTGATCGAAGCCACCGCGAGCTCCTTCGTCGAGGAGGTGCGCGGGTCCTTGGACTACTACCTGGCCCAGCCCGGGTCCGTCCCGTTGCAGCGTGTCGTGCTCTCCGGCGGCGGCGCCCGCCTCACCGGCCTCGCGCAGCGGCTCGCCGCGGCGAGTCGCCTGCCGGTCCAGCCGGGTGCCGCGATGGCGGCCCTGCGCATCGGCAAGACCGGCCTCTCGCCGGACCAGCTCCAGTACGTCGAGCCGCAGATCGTCGTACCGGTCGGCCTGGCGCTCGGGATGGCATCATGACGGTCGCTGCCCCCGAGGCCACCCGTCCCGTCGCCAGCGGAGCGATGCCGCGGGTGAACCTGATGCCCCCGGAGATCGCCGAGGGCGCGCGGCTTCGTCAGGTCCAGCTCGCTTCCGGGCTGTGCGTCGTGCTCGCGCTCGCGATCGTGGTGCTCCTCTACCTGCACGCCCACAGCGGCGTCAGCTCGGCGCAGAGCTCGCTCGACCAGGCGCAGCAGGAGCAGACGTCGCTGCAGTCGAAGCTGGCCAGTCTCGCCTCGGTCCAGCAGACGTTCGCGGACGTGCAAGCCAAGCAGGGACTGCTGGCTGAGGCGATGGGCCAGGAGGTTCGCTGGTCCTACGTGCTGAACGACCTCTCCCTGCGGATGCCGAGCAACGTGTTCCTGACCTCGCTGGCGGTCACCGAATCGACGACGCCGGGCACCGCCCCGCCGGCGGCCGGCTCGGCTCCGGTTCAGATCGGCACGATCACCTTCGGCAACGTCGGGTTGCGCCACGACGACGTGGCGACCTGGCTCGATGCGCTGGCCAAGGAGCGCGGGTTCTACAGCCCGCTGTTCACCTCCTCGACCGAGTCCGCGGCCGGGACGCGGGGCTACGTGACGTTCGCCTCCTCGGCGGAGCTCATGTCGAACCTGCTGTCGGGTCGCTTCGTGCAGACGGCGGGTAGCTCATGACGCCCACCAGGCGCTGGCTGGTCATCGGTGTCGTGACCGCGCTCGTCGTGCTGCTGGCCGGCTGGGTGCTCGTCGTCAAGCCGCAGAAGTCGAAGGTCTCCGATCTCAACGCGCAGACCGCCACCCAGGTGTCGGCCAACAACCTGCTGCTGACCCAGATCTCGGCGTTGCAGTCTGAGCAGAAGGAGCTGCCGCAGCAGCAGCTGGCGCTTCAGAAATTCTCGACGGAGATCCCGGACAGCACGGCGGAGCCGACGCTGGTCCGGCAGCTGACCGCCGCGGCGCAGCACGCTGACGTGGAGCTCGTGTCGATCGCGCCCGGCTCGGTCGCGCCGGTCAGCGCGACGGCTGCCGCGACGACCAGTTCGACGTTGGGCTCGGCGGCGCCGGCAGCGGCGGGGTCGCTGGACGAGCTGCCCGTCGCGCTGTCGGTCATCGGCTCCTACGCCAACGTCGAGTCGTTCTTCAACGCGATCGAGCACCTGCCGCGCGCGATGCTCGTCACCAGCTTCTCAGTGTGTCCGGAGGTGTCGTCAGGAGTCGGCACCCCGTGTCAGGGCCCGGCGGAGCCTGCCAACAAGGTTGCGCCACCGGGATCGGTCGGCGTGGCCCTGTCCGGGGACGTCTTCTTCACCCCGACGACCACCCCAACCTCGACGTCAACCACCGAGACATTGGCTACGCCGCCGAGCACCCCGGCGACGACGGCGGCCGGCGCCCCGGACGTGACCGGTCCGAGCACGACCGGCGCAGCCGCCGGGACGACGAGCTAGGAGCGCAGGATGAGCGACCCCTCGATCCTCCCTGGCACGCAGCTGCCTCCGGCGCCGGCTGGCGACGCCCCCTACCCGGACTTCGACGAGCCCGCGGGCGACGACCGTCGCAGGCTGTTCATCATCGGTGGGGCCGCGGCCCTCGTGCTCGTGCTGGTCGTCGGATTCCTGTTGCTGCACGGCGGTGGCGGGAGCTCCGACAACGACCTCGGGCCGGTGCCGCACGGGACGCCTCCCACGACGCTGGCGAGCCCGTCACCGTCCTCGACGAGCACGTCCGCCGCCGGTGGCGGCAGCGCGACCGCCGGGACGAAGCTGCCCAAGAAGACTCACGTCGTGCTCGCCCGCGACCCGTTCAAGGCGCTGATCGTCGCTCCCACGCAGGCCGCATCCAGTCTCGGCAGTGCCGACGTGAGCGGCGGGTCCGGTGGCTTCAGCTTCCCGAGCGGTGGCGCCAGCGGCGGCGGCGTGCCGACGTCGGTGCCGTCGAGCTACGGACCGCCGATCTGGATCGAGCTGGTCAAGGTCAACGGTTCGTCGGACGCGGTGTTCGCCGTCGGCTACGCGCACGGCAAGAAGTTCCAGTTCGACGTGACCGCGCCGAGCCCGACCTCGGTGCAGGGGACCGTGTTCGACGAGGAGTTCTCGCTGCTCGGCATCCAGAGCGGGGGAGTGACGGTGCAGGTCGGCGACGCGACGCCGTTCGACCTGCGTCCTGGGGTGTCCCACCCGGTCTGACCCGCTCGGCGTCCGAAGGTCCCTGGCCGCGGCCAGGCAGAATGTACCCATGCTGCGCTGGCTGACGGCTGGAGAGTCGCACGGACCCGCCTTGGTCGGTGTGCTCGAGGGGCTGCCCGCTGGCACGGCGGTCACCAGCGACGACATCGCGCACGAGCTGCTCCGCCGCCGTGCCGGGTACGGTCGCGGCGCGCGCATGTCGTTCGAGCAGGACGAGGTCGAGCTGCTCGGTGGGGTACGCCACGGGCTGACGATCGGTTCGCCGATCGCGATCCGGGTGGGCAACTCCGAATGGCCGAAGTGGGACGTCGTCATGGCGCCCGACCCGGTGCCGGACGGGGCGTTCGACGGCACCGGCAGAGGGGCACCGCTGACCCGTCCGCGGCCAGGGCACGCCGACCTCGTCGGCATGCAGAAGTACGCCTTCACCGACGCCCGGCCGGTCCTCGAGCGGGCTAGCGCCCGCGAGACGGCGGCCCGCGTCGCGCTCGGCGCGGTGGCGAGGGCGTTCCTGTCCCAGGCCCTCGACGTGACGGTGCTCAGCCATGTCGTGGCGATCGGATCCGTGGCGGCTCCGGACGGCGTGGTGCCCGGTCCCGACGACCTGGCGCTCGTCGACAAGGACCCGGTGCGCTGCGTCGACGCGACCGCGAGCGCCGCGATGGTCGCGGAGATCGACGCGGCGAAGGCCGACGGAGACACCCTCGGCGGCGTCGTCGAGGTCGTCGTCTACGGGCTGCCGCCGGGCCTGGGCAGCCACACGCACTGGGACCGACGCATCGACGGCCGGCTGGCCGCAGCGCTGATGGGGATTCAGGCGATCAAGGGCGTCGAGGTCGGGGACGGGTTCACCAGCGCTCGACGGCGGGGGAGCCAGGCTCACGACGAGATCGAGTCCACCTCCGACGGGTTGCGGCGGCTGACCGGCCGCGCGGGGGGCACCGAGGGCGGCATGACCACCGGCGAGCTGCTGCGGGTCCGGGCGGCCATGAAGCCGATCTCGACCGTGCCACGTGCCCTGGCGACGGTCGACGTCGCCACCGGCGAACCGGCCAAGGCGATCAACCAGCGCTCGGACGTCTGCGCGGTGCCCGCCGCCGGCGTGGTCGCCGAGGCGATGATGGCACTCGTGCTCGCCGACGCCGCCGTGGAGAAGTTCGGCGGCGACTCCGTCGCGGAGACTCGCCGCAACCGGGACGCCTACCTGGCGTCGCTGGTGGTTCGGTGACGCCGCTCGTCGTCCTCGTCGGACCGCCCGGCGCCGGGAAGTCGACCGTGGGACAGCTGGTCGCCGAGCGCGCGGGGGTGGCGTTCCGGGACACCGACCGTGACGTCGAGACGGCGAGCGGGCAGACCATCAGCGACCTGTTCGTCGAGCACGGCGAAGCAGCCTTCCGCGATCTCGAGCGCGACGCCGTCCAGGTCGCGCTACAGGCACACGACGGCGTGCTCGCGCTCGGCGGCGGCGCGGTGCTCGATGCCGGCACCCGGGCGTCCCTCGCCGGACACCGGGTGGTGTTCCTCGACGTCGGCCTGTCCGACGCTGCGGCGAGGGTCGGGCTCAACCGCGACCGCCCGCTGCTGCTCGGCAACCCGCGCGCCCAGCTGAGGACGATGCTGGCGGAGCGCCGGCCGCTCTACCTCGAGGTCGCGACGGCGACCGTGGACACCGACGGGCGGGACACCGAGGCCGTCGCGGCAGCGGTGCTGGCAGCGCTGTGATGCCCCGGAGCGGCCTGTCGGTGAGCTCGTGACCACGGTCATGCGGGTGGGCGGCGACGCGTCGTACGACGTCGTCATCGGCCACGGCCTGGAAGGTCAGGTCCCGGGGTTGGTCGGCGCCGCGTCGTCGGTGGCACTCATCACCGACCCGGCGGTTGCCGGCCGCGCCGGGACGGTCGCTGCGGCACTCGGTGCCCACGACATCTGCGTCGAGACGCTCACCATTCCGGCCGGTGAGGGTGGCAAGTCGCTGATCACGGTGGCCGGGTTGTGGGACGACCTCGGCCGGATGCGCCTGACCCGCTCCGACGCGATCGTCGCGGTCGGAGGCGGCGCGACGACTGACGTTGCGGGCTTCGCGGCGGCAACCTGGCTGCGGGGGGTCAAGCTCGTCTCGGTGCCGACCACCTTGCTGGCGATGGTCGACGCCGCGATCGGCGGCAAGACCGGCATCAACACCGCCGCCGGAAAGAACCTCGTGGGCGCCTTCCACCCGCCGGCCGGTGTGCTCGTCGATCTGGACGTCCTGGCCGGCCTGCCGCCCGAGCAGTGGGTGAACGGGATGGCGGAGGTGGTCAAGGCGGGGTTCATCGCCGACCCGGAGATCCTCGCTCTCGTCGAGTCGGACGTGCCCGCGGCCGCGCTGCCCACCGGTGGCCTCGCGACGGAGCTCATCGAGCGGGCCGTCGCCGTGAAGGTCGACGTCGTCTCACGAGACCTGCGCGAAACCGGACCCCGGGAGATCCTCAACTACGGTCACACTCTCGGTCATGCGATCGAGCGGCTCGAGGACTACCGCATGCCCCACGGTCACGCCATCTCGATCGGGATGGTCTTCGCGGCGGGTCTCGCCCGCGCCGCCGGCATGATCGACAACGAGACGCTCATGCGGCACAAGGTGATCCTCACCGCGCTCGGGCTCCCGACGAGCTACCGGCCTGACGCGCTGCCCGAGCTGCTCGAGCTGATGCGGATCGACAAGAAGTCGCGAGGAGCGACGCTGCGCTTCGTCGTGCTCGACGAGATCGCGAAGCCGATGATGCTCGAGAATCCGGAACCGTCCCTCCTCGACGCCGCCTACCGAGAGGTTGCTGCGTGATGAAACAGCGGGTGCTGGTCCTCAACGGACCCAACCTCGGGCAGCTGGGGACGCGCGAGCCGGCGATCTACGGCTCGCTGACCCATGCGGACCTGGTCGCGGCGTGCGAGGCGTGCGCCGCTGAGCTCGGCCTGCACGTCGAGGTCCGCCAGACCGACGACGAGGCCGAGTACGTCGGCTGGCTGCACGAGATCGCCGGCGGGGGAGCCGATGCGGCCGTGCTCAACCCTGCGGCGTGGACCCACACCAGCGTCGCCATCCGCGACGCCGCCGCCCAGCTGGCCGTCCCGTTCGTCGAGGTGCACCTGTCGAACCCGTTGGCGCGCGAGGAGTTCCGCCACACCTCCTACACCGCGGGTCTCGCGCGCGGGCTCGTCGCCGGGTTCGG contains:
- a CDS encoding PilN domain-containing protein, whose translation is MTVAAPEATRPVASGAMPRVNLMPPEIAEGARLRQVQLASGLCVVLALAIVVLLYLHAHSGVSSAQSSLDQAQQEQTSLQSKLASLASVQQTFADVQAKQGLLAEAMGQEVRWSYVLNDLSLRMPSNVFLTSLAVTESTTPGTAPPAAGSAPVQIGTITFGNVGLRHDDVATWLDALAKERGFYSPLFTSSTESAAGTRGYVTFASSAELMSNLLSGRFVQTAGSS
- a CDS encoding prepilin-type N-terminal cleavage/methylation domain-containing protein, producing MRALEQRVSDTDEGFTLIELLVVMIIIAVLAAIAIPVFLNQRSKADDATAKGDLRNLANFEEIYLNDYGTYSSIANVRLDEPNIFPSKNITLTVVDYDGVSGYCLSAMNSSNSHTWYYDSEGGGLQPYGSTGCPDVTTGLPGGSVSNP
- a CDS encoding prepilin-type N-terminal cleavage/methylation domain-containing protein, with the protein product MIRRLEQRRHSTLPSAGFTLVEVIAALVVFALGALAVVGALTMTGKLSRTNRQRVQAATIAQQRVDLVREQVKNSVTDPIGRTITTTTVGSTTYTITQDTNWTSLGQAGNDCATGALQGSVAYQRVAVSVTWPGGTAPVTDDTVVTPPANVLSADTITLPIQLVTGSLGPLADQTVKVTPVAGGATVSEETDSYGCAVFAQLAPGLYKVEVNTAGYVDVSGVTDHVEQDGQSQPGIVPVVRILYDQPASLTVMPSCTGPAVCSFSAYPPAPSGFKYTVLQTGWPGGSATVVGNGGSPVTKSPVFPFTGTTGGSYNGFAGTCTDANKSNTVATSSQPAPGGTGTITIPLASATFVFSRSGTPVTMTNATITASDTSGGCTDTYTWTGKTINGSLGVALSIPYGSFSWSLKSGSTTHAATTATSVTPTMGATKTVTLSS
- a CDS encoding type II secretion system protein; translation: MIRRNSARQDLGMTLPELLVSIIVFGILAGAVVATMTSTLGFFRSTSARASDLNGVQVAVDAMAKALQTATVPPVVSGVAPDAIISAGPSDLSFYAYDTTGKGPSKIRFFINSSNQLVEQRTAATNCTPPFTYGATTSRVLASGVTSGDPSLFTYDAAPTPSQVSGSPLPFVGSPKLLRSDPDPVLAQQHNDDDIGKVEMVNISLSVYGTPGAKVQASTASTTVDLVNHLVQSRQGVTLLGNSC
- the pilO gene encoding type 4a pilus biogenesis protein PilO translates to MTPTRRWLVIGVVTALVVLLAGWVLVVKPQKSKVSDLNAQTATQVSANNLLLTQISALQSEQKELPQQQLALQKFSTEIPDSTAEPTLVRQLTAAAQHADVELVSIAPGSVAPVSATAAATTSSTLGSAAPAAAGSLDELPVALSVIGSYANVESFFNAIEHLPRAMLVTSFSVCPEVSSGVGTPCQGPAEPANKVAPPGSVGVALSGDVFFTPTTTPTSTSTTETLATPPSTPATTAAGAPDVTGPSTTGAAAGTTS
- the aroC gene encoding chorismate synthase, encoding MLRWLTAGESHGPALVGVLEGLPAGTAVTSDDIAHELLRRRAGYGRGARMSFEQDEVELLGGVRHGLTIGSPIAIRVGNSEWPKWDVVMAPDPVPDGAFDGTGRGAPLTRPRPGHADLVGMQKYAFTDARPVLERASARETAARVALGAVARAFLSQALDVTVLSHVVAIGSVAAPDGVVPGPDDLALVDKDPVRCVDATASAAMVAEIDAAKADGDTLGGVVEVVVYGLPPGLGSHTHWDRRIDGRLAAALMGIQAIKGVEVGDGFTSARRRGSQAHDEIESTSDGLRRLTGRAGGTEGGMTTGELLRVRAAMKPISTVPRALATVDVATGEPAKAINQRSDVCAVPAAGVVAEAMMALVLADAAVEKFGGDSVAETRRNRDAYLASLVVR
- a CDS encoding prepilin peptidase, which produces MPVVAVVLLGLLGLAIGSFLNVVIWRVPRGESVVSPPSHCPSCDAEIAPRDNVPVVSWLVLRGRCRHCRAQIAWRYPAVELATCALFVAFAVRFGAHVDVVAFLYLAAVGVALAVIDFDHKRLPDPLTLPSYVVAAALLGLAAGLGSGGGGGDYARALIGMAALFGFYGIVWFIYPAGMGLGDVKLAGVLGLYLAWLGWGQLVVGAFAAFLVGAVVSVAVVLARGGGRKTQVPFGPFMLVGVLIGIYAGHPLAHSYTHSLTH
- a CDS encoding shikimate kinase, which produces MTPLVVLVGPPGAGKSTVGQLVAERAGVAFRDTDRDVETASGQTISDLFVEHGEAAFRDLERDAVQVALQAHDGVLALGGGAVLDAGTRASLAGHRVVFLDVGLSDAAARVGLNRDRPLLLGNPRAQLRTMLAERRPLYLEVATATVDTDGRDTEAVAAAVLAAL
- the aroB gene encoding 3-dehydroquinate synthase yields the protein MRVGGDASYDVVIGHGLEGQVPGLVGAASSVALITDPAVAGRAGTVAAALGAHDICVETLTIPAGEGGKSLITVAGLWDDLGRMRLTRSDAIVAVGGGATTDVAGFAAATWLRGVKLVSVPTTLLAMVDAAIGGKTGINTAAGKNLVGAFHPPAGVLVDLDVLAGLPPEQWVNGMAEVVKAGFIADPEILALVESDVPAAALPTGGLATELIERAVAVKVDVVSRDLRETGPREILNYGHTLGHAIERLEDYRMPHGHAISIGMVFAAGLARAAGMIDNETLMRHKVILTALGLPTSYRPDALPELLELMRIDKKSRGATLRFVVLDEIAKPMMLENPEPSLLDAAYREVAA
- the pilM gene encoding type IV pilus assembly protein PilM; the encoded protein is MAGAAVGLDIGTSGVRAAELAFGRGPATLQRFGQVALPVGAVRDGEVIDANTVAEAISHLWSTAKFSTKRVVLGVANQKVIVRQVDLPWMPEAELRKSLALQVQDFIPIPVEQAILDYHPIETVSGEDGSRSLRVLLVAASRDMIGSTLDAVSKAGLQTVHIDLTPFAVLRALGLVDETGTMGNRGTEALVDVGAKVTNIVVHQNGVPRFVRILLMGGDNITDAVSDRLGVPFEQAVGVKQQLGMSPVRGEVATDHPAARVIEATASSFVEEVRGSLDYYLAQPGSVPLQRVVLSGGGARLTGLAQRLAAASRLPVQPGAAMAALRIGKTGLSPDQLQYVEPQIVVPVGLALGMAS
- the aroQ gene encoding type II 3-dehydroquinate dehydratase is translated as MKQRVLVLNGPNLGQLGTREPAIYGSLTHADLVAACEACAAELGLHVEVRQTDDEAEYVGWLHEIAGGGADAAVLNPAAWTHTSVAIRDAAAQLAVPFVEVHLSNPLAREEFRHTSYTAGLARGLVAGFGVESYLLALRAISALS